A region of Streptomyces sp. NBC_01267 DNA encodes the following proteins:
- a CDS encoding DNA-3-methyladenine glycosylase I — MSSGAVLGADGKLRCPWGASTEDYVGYHDTEWGKPVHGDGALYERLCLEAFQSGLSWITILRRREGFRKAFSGFGIPAVAAFTDADKERLLADPGIIRNRAKIDATIANARVLADWKAGELDALIWSYAPDPAGRPAPRSGADVPAVTPESTALAKDLKKRGIRFVGPTTAYALMQACGLVDDHLADCFARGDSGSA, encoded by the coding sequence ATGAGCTCCGGAGCGGTCCTGGGGGCCGACGGCAAGCTGCGCTGCCCGTGGGGCGCGTCCACCGAGGACTACGTCGGCTACCACGACACCGAGTGGGGCAAGCCGGTCCACGGGGACGGCGCGCTGTACGAGCGGCTCTGCCTCGAAGCGTTCCAGTCGGGGCTGTCGTGGATCACGATCCTGCGCCGCCGCGAAGGGTTCCGCAAGGCCTTCTCGGGGTTCGGGATCCCCGCGGTGGCGGCCTTCACGGACGCCGACAAGGAGCGGCTGCTGGCCGATCCGGGCATCATCCGCAACCGCGCCAAGATCGACGCGACCATCGCCAACGCGCGGGTGCTCGCCGACTGGAAGGCCGGCGAGCTCGACGCGCTGATCTGGTCGTACGCCCCGGACCCGGCCGGCCGCCCGGCGCCCCGGAGCGGCGCGGACGTGCCCGCGGTGACACCGGAGTCCACGGCACTGGCCAAGGACCTCAAGAAGCGCGGGATCCGCTTCGTCGGCCCGACCACGGCCTACGCCCTGATGCAGGCCTGCGGCCTGGTCGACGACCACCTGGCGGACTGTTTCGCGCGGGGGGACTCGGGAAGCGCCTGA
- the dapE gene encoding succinyl-diaminopimelate desuccinylase — protein MSETPLDLTIDASALTARLVDFPSVSGTEKPLADAVEEALRALPHLTVDRYGNNVVARTNLGRAERVVLAGHLDTVPIADNVPSRLDEDGILWGCGTSDMKSGVAVQLRIAATLPSPNRDLTFVFYDNEEVAADLNGLKHVAEAHPDWLAADFAVLLESSDCEVEGGCQGTLRVILTTKGERSHSARSWMGSNAIHTAAPILAKLASYEPRRPVIDGLEFHEGLNAVRIEAGVANNVIPDACTVVVNFRYAPDRSEADALAYVKEFFADCDVDTFTVDDHSGGALPGLAHPAAAAFMAAVGGTARPKFGWTDVSRFSALGVPAVNYGPGNPLLAHKRDERVAVAMIEQAEERLRAWLTA, from the coding sequence ATGTCCGAGACCCCGCTTGACCTCACCATCGACGCATCGGCCCTGACGGCGCGGCTCGTCGATTTCCCGTCCGTGAGCGGCACCGAGAAGCCCCTCGCGGACGCGGTCGAGGAGGCGCTGCGCGCCCTGCCTCACCTGACTGTCGACCGCTACGGGAACAACGTCGTCGCCCGTACCAACCTGGGTCGCGCCGAGCGTGTCGTGCTGGCCGGGCATCTCGACACGGTGCCGATCGCGGACAACGTCCCGTCCCGGCTCGACGAGGACGGCATCCTCTGGGGCTGCGGCACCAGCGACATGAAGTCCGGTGTCGCCGTGCAGCTGCGGATCGCGGCGACCCTGCCCAGCCCCAACCGGGATCTCACCTTCGTCTTCTACGACAACGAAGAGGTCGCCGCCGACCTGAACGGCCTGAAGCACGTGGCCGAGGCGCACCCCGACTGGCTGGCCGCCGACTTCGCCGTACTCCTGGAGTCCTCCGACTGCGAGGTCGAGGGCGGCTGCCAGGGCACGCTGCGGGTCATCCTGACCACGAAGGGCGAGCGGTCCCACTCGGCGCGCAGCTGGATGGGGTCCAACGCGATCCACACGGCGGCCCCGATCCTGGCGAAGCTGGCCTCCTACGAGCCGCGCAGGCCGGTGATCGACGGACTGGAGTTCCACGAGGGCCTCAACGCCGTACGGATCGAGGCGGGCGTCGCCAACAACGTCATCCCGGACGCCTGCACGGTGGTCGTCAACTTCCGTTACGCACCGGACCGCAGCGAGGCGGACGCACTGGCGTACGTCAAGGAGTTCTTCGCGGACTGCGACGTCGACACCTTCACCGTGGACGACCACAGCGGCGGCGCCCTTCCGGGCCTCGCGCACCCGGCCGCGGCGGCGTTCATGGCGGCCGTCGGCGGCACGGCCAGGCCGAAGTTCGGCTGGACGGACGTCTCACGCTTCAGCGCGCTCGGCGTCCCCGCGGTGAACTACGGCCCCGGCAACCCGCTGCTCGCGCACAAGCGGGACGAACGGGTCGCGGTCGCCATGATCGAGCAGGCGGAGGAACGACTCCGTGCCTGGCTGACCGCCTGA
- the folP gene encoding dihydropteroate synthase: protein MLRLGRREFDAHEPVIMAIVNRTPDSFYDQGATFRDEPALARVEEAVSQGAAIIDIGGVKAGPGEEVTAAEEARRTVGFVAEVRRRHPDVVISVDTWRHDVGEAVCEAGADLLNDAWGGVDPQLAAVAARFGAGLVCTHAGGAQPRTRPHRVTYEDVMADILRVTVGLAERAVSLGVRRDGIMIDPGHDFGKNTRHSLEATRRLGEMTATGWPVLVSLSNKDFVGEALDRPVKERLLGTLATTAVSAWLGAQVYRVHEVEETRQVLDMVATIAGHREPAVARRGLA, encoded by the coding sequence ATGTTGCGGTTGGGACGGCGCGAGTTCGACGCGCACGAACCGGTGATCATGGCGATCGTCAACCGGACCCCGGACTCGTTCTACGACCAGGGAGCGACATTCCGTGACGAGCCGGCGCTGGCCCGGGTCGAGGAGGCGGTCTCCCAGGGGGCGGCCATCATCGACATCGGCGGGGTCAAGGCGGGCCCCGGCGAGGAGGTCACCGCCGCCGAGGAGGCCCGGCGCACGGTCGGTTTCGTCGCCGAGGTACGGCGGCGCCACCCCGATGTGGTCATCAGCGTCGACACCTGGCGCCACGACGTGGGCGAGGCGGTCTGCGAAGCGGGCGCGGACCTGCTCAACGACGCCTGGGGCGGGGTGGACCCGCAACTCGCCGCGGTGGCCGCGCGGTTCGGCGCCGGTCTGGTGTGTACGCACGCGGGCGGCGCGCAGCCGCGCACCCGGCCGCACCGGGTCACGTACGAGGACGTGATGGCCGACATCCTGCGGGTCACGGTCGGTCTCGCCGAGCGTGCGGTCTCGCTCGGGGTGCGCCGCGACGGCATCATGATCGACCCCGGCCACGACTTCGGGAAGAACACCCGGCACTCGCTGGAGGCCACCCGCAGGCTGGGCGAGATGACCGCGACCGGCTGGCCGGTGCTGGTGTCGCTGTCCAACAAGGACTTCGTGGGCGAGGCGCTCGACAGGCCGGTGAAGGAACGGCTGCTGGGGACGCTGGCCACCACCGCGGTGTCGGCGTGGCTGGGGGCGCAGGTGTACCGGGTGCACGAGGTCGAGGAGACCCGGCAGGTGCTGGACATGGTGGCGACGATCGCCGGGCACCGGGAACCGGCGGTGGCACGGCGGGGACTGGCCTGA
- the dapC gene encoding succinyldiaminopimelate transaminase, with amino-acid sequence MSAVSSRLPVFPWDKLEPYKATATAHPDGIVDLSVGTPVDPVPGIVRNALIAAADSPGYPTVWGTVALRDALTGWCERRLGARGVAHTNVLPVVGSKELVAWLPTQLGLGAGDRVAYPRLAYPTYEVGARLCGAEPVVYDDPTELDPTGLELLWLNSPSNPTGRVLAKDELVRIVAWAREHGILIASDECYLELGWEAEPVSVLHPDVCGGTYEGLIAVHSLSKRSNLAGYRAAFCAGDAEVLGELLKIRKHGGMMTPAPVQAATVAALGDDVHVAEQRARYLARRASLRAALESHGFRIEHSEASLYLWATRDEPCWTTVAHLAELGILVAPGDFYGVAGEQFVRVALTATDERVAAAVKRLGDGG; translated from the coding sequence GTGTCCGCAGTCTCATCGCGTCTCCCCGTCTTTCCCTGGGACAAGTTGGAGCCGTACAAGGCAACAGCGACCGCCCACCCGGACGGCATCGTGGATCTCTCCGTCGGCACCCCGGTCGACCCGGTCCCCGGGATCGTCCGGAACGCGCTGATCGCGGCGGCCGACTCACCGGGGTATCCGACGGTGTGGGGGACGGTGGCGCTGCGTGACGCGCTCACCGGCTGGTGCGAGCGCCGGCTCGGTGCGCGCGGGGTCGCGCACACCAATGTCCTGCCGGTCGTCGGTTCCAAGGAACTGGTGGCCTGGCTGCCCACCCAGCTCGGTCTGGGGGCGGGGGACCGGGTGGCGTACCCGCGGCTCGCGTACCCGACGTACGAGGTGGGCGCGCGGCTCTGCGGCGCGGAGCCCGTCGTGTACGACGACCCGACGGAGCTCGACCCCACGGGTCTCGAGCTGCTCTGGCTGAACTCGCCGTCCAACCCGACGGGCCGGGTCCTCGCCAAGGACGAGCTGGTGCGGATCGTCGCCTGGGCGCGCGAGCACGGGATCCTGATCGCCAGCGACGAGTGCTACCTGGAACTGGGCTGGGAGGCCGAGCCGGTCTCCGTACTGCACCCGGACGTCTGCGGTGGCACGTACGAGGGCCTGATCGCCGTCCACTCGCTCTCCAAGCGGTCCAACCTGGCCGGGTACCGTGCCGCGTTCTGCGCGGGCGACGCCGAGGTGCTGGGCGAGCTGCTGAAGATCCGCAAGCACGGCGGGATGATGACGCCCGCTCCGGTACAGGCCGCCACGGTCGCCGCACTCGGTGACGACGTGCACGTGGCCGAGCAGCGGGCGCGGTACCTGGCCCGGCGCGCTTCGCTGCGCGCGGCGCTGGAGTCGCACGGCTTCCGCATCGAGCACAGCGAGGCGAGCCTCTACCTGTGGGCGACGCGCGACGAGCCGTGCTGGACGACGGTGGCCCACCTCGCCGAGCTGGGCATCCTGGTGGCGCCCGGCGACTTCTACGGGGTGGCGGGTGAGCAGTTCGTGCGGGTGGCGCTGACGGCTACGGACGAACGGGTGGCCGCCGCGGTGAAGCGGCTGGGCGACGGCGGCTGA
- the sigE gene encoding RNA polymerase sigma factor SigE → MVGAPLDTTRADRGGAAAPVDRRGALRRFLRSAGEPKSVTDIADSPSAADSAQTATFASDADAQTWTPPSWEEIVSTHSGRVYRLAYRLTGNQHDAEDLTQEVFVRVFRSLSTYTPGTFEGWLHRITTNLFLDMVRRKQRIRFDALGDDAAERLPSREPSPQQVFHDTHFDADVQQALDTLAPEFRAAVVLCDIEGLSYEEIAATLGVKLGTVRSRIHRGRSHLRKALQHRSPEARRAEQRALAGVAIGPDGEDGTA, encoded by the coding sequence ATGGTAGGGGCTCCACTGGACACCACCAGAGCCGACAGGGGAGGTGCGGCTGCGCCTGTGGATCGGAGAGGAGCGTTGCGGCGCTTTCTCAGGTCGGCGGGTGAGCCGAAATCCGTGACCGACATTGCTGACAGCCCGAGCGCTGCTGACTCCGCCCAGACCGCGACCTTCGCCTCGGACGCGGACGCGCAGACATGGACTCCGCCCTCGTGGGAGGAGATCGTCAGCACGCACAGCGGCCGGGTCTACCGCCTCGCCTACCGGCTGACCGGCAACCAGCACGACGCCGAGGACCTCACACAGGAAGTCTTCGTCCGCGTCTTCCGCTCGCTGTCGACGTACACACCCGGCACCTTCGAGGGCTGGCTGCACCGCATCACCACCAACCTCTTCCTGGACATGGTCCGCCGCAAGCAGCGGATCCGCTTCGACGCGCTCGGTGACGACGCCGCCGAGCGGCTGCCGAGCCGTGAGCCGTCTCCGCAGCAGGTCTTCCACGACACCCACTTCGACGCGGACGTCCAGCAGGCGCTGGACACCCTCGCTCCGGAATTCCGTGCCGCGGTGGTGCTCTGTGACATCGAGGGGCTGTCGTACGAGGAGATCGCCGCGACGCTGGGCGTCAAGCTCGGCACCGTGCGCAGCAGGATCCACCGGGGCCGCTCCCACCTGCGCAAGGCTCTTCAGCACCGCTCGCCCGAGGCCCGTCGTGCGGAGCAGCGCGCGCTGGCCGGGGTGGCCATCGGCCCGGACGGAGAGGATGGGACCGCGTGA
- a CDS encoding DivIVA domain-containing protein: MFLFLLIAMVVVVAAVTLAVIGGGEGEVLPEVSPELPVDPLPVARPVGRADIEALRLPMVVRGYRMADVDDVLSRLGAELAERDARIAELESALAGARAAAVGDEDPQR; encoded by the coding sequence GTGTTCTTGTTCTTGCTGATCGCGATGGTCGTGGTGGTCGCGGCGGTCACCCTCGCGGTGATCGGCGGCGGCGAAGGCGAAGTGCTGCCCGAGGTGTCCCCCGAACTGCCCGTCGACCCGCTGCCCGTGGCCCGCCCGGTCGGCCGCGCGGACATCGAGGCGCTGCGGCTGCCCATGGTGGTGCGCGGCTACCGGATGGCCGACGTGGACGACGTACTGAGCAGGCTGGGCGCCGAACTCGCCGAGCGGGACGCGCGGATCGCGGAGCTGGAATCGGCGCTCGCCGGTGCGCGGGCCGCCGCGGTCGGCGACGAGGACCCGCAGCGATGA
- a CDS encoding TIGR00730 family Rossman fold protein → MGNPEGARAPEEQRLGPVVRRREQVQPGTTDQRLLDTSEGGADWLHTDPWRVMRIQSEFVEGFGALAELPSAISVFGSARTAPGSPEYEAGVRIGRALVDAGFAVITGGGPGAMEAANKGAREANGVSVGLGIELPFEQGLNQHVDIGVNFRYFFVRKTMFVKYAQGFVVLPGGLGTLDELFEALTLVQTRKVTRFPIVLFGTEYWGGLVDWLRGTVIAQGKASERDLLLFHVTDDVDEAVALVTKETGL, encoded by the coding sequence ATGGGCAACCCTGAGGGAGCACGGGCGCCGGAGGAACAGCGACTCGGACCGGTGGTGCGCCGCCGGGAACAGGTCCAGCCCGGTACCACCGACCAGCGGCTGCTCGACACCTCCGAGGGCGGCGCCGACTGGCTGCACACCGACCCCTGGCGGGTCATGCGCATCCAGTCGGAGTTCGTGGAGGGTTTCGGCGCACTGGCCGAACTGCCCAGCGCCATCAGCGTCTTCGGCTCGGCCCGCACGGCGCCCGGTTCACCGGAGTACGAGGCGGGCGTACGGATCGGCCGGGCGCTGGTCGACGCGGGCTTCGCCGTGATCACCGGCGGCGGGCCGGGCGCGATGGAAGCGGCGAACAAGGGGGCCCGGGAGGCGAACGGGGTCTCCGTCGGGCTCGGCATCGAGCTGCCCTTCGAGCAGGGGCTCAACCAGCACGTCGACATCGGCGTCAACTTCCGGTACTTCTTTGTCCGGAAGACGATGTTTGTGAAGTATGCGCAGGGCTTCGTGGTCCTGCCGGGCGGACTCGGCACGCTGGACGAACTGTTCGAAGCGCTGACCCTGGTCCAGACGCGGAAGGTGACACGGTTCCCGATCGTGCTCTTCGGCACGGAGTACTGGGGCGGCCTGGTGGACTGGCTGCGCGGGACGGTGATCGCCCAGGGCAAGGCGTCCGAGCGGGACCTGCTGCTGTTCCACGTCACGGACGACGTGGACGAGGCGGTGGCGCTGGTGACGAAGGAGACCGGGCTGTAG
- the fdxA gene encoding ferredoxin, whose protein sequence is MTYVIAQPCVDVKDKACIEECPVDCIYEGSRSLYIHPDECVDCGACEPVCPVEAIFYEDDTPEEWKDYYKANVEYFDDLGSPGGASKLGLIERDHPFIAALPPQNG, encoded by the coding sequence GTGACTTACGTCATCGCGCAGCCTTGTGTCGACGTCAAGGACAAGGCGTGCATCGAGGAGTGCCCCGTCGACTGCATCTACGAGGGCTCCAGGTCCTTGTACATCCACCCGGACGAATGCGTCGACTGTGGTGCCTGTGAGCCGGTATGTCCGGTGGAGGCGATCTTCTACGAGGACGACACCCCGGAGGAGTGGAAGGACTACTACAAGGCGAACGTCGAATACTTCGACGATCTCGGCTCGCCCGGTGGTGCCTCCAAGCTCGGTCTCATCGAGCGCGACCACCCCTTCATCGCGGCGCTGCCTCCGCAGAACGGCTGA
- a CDS encoding DUF3117 domain-containing protein yields the protein MAAMKPRTGDGPLEVTKEGRGIVMRVPLEGGGRLVVELTPDEADALGDALKKVVG from the coding sequence ATGGCGGCCATGAAGCCGCGAACGGGCGACGGCCCGCTCGAGGTGACCAAGGAGGGGCGGGGCATCGTCATGCGCGTTCCGCTCGAAGGCGGCGGGCGACTGGTTGTCGAGCTGACTCCGGACGAGGCCGATGCACTCGGCGACGCGCTGAAGAAGGTCGTCGGCTGA
- a CDS encoding anti-sigma factor family protein, which translates to MSGSSPTPAEQHLGDRLAALVDGELKHDARERVLAHLATCAKCKTEADAQRRLKSVFAETAPPPPSEGLLARLQGLPGGPGGDDPRSGGMFGGRFADGFFGPGRPDDGRSSGPRVDTFGYVPAGHGATALPGGGPDSGFRIHPVGRTDQERSAWRGRRFAFAAASAVSLAAIALGGTLPLGGASDPAARTDGTANNVTPLSATDPVGISTLSDRRRDGASNGAGVRTMDGRDRPPVLSPSVFAAQHSTFTPVTRPAQQSLYSLTTPLLTAASLSPTIRPPLAATAPAGPVQPSPTTTPSPAQLSVGGGSELPVPARH; encoded by the coding sequence GTGAGTGGATCCAGTCCGACCCCGGCCGAGCAGCACCTCGGGGACCGGCTCGCCGCCCTGGTCGACGGTGAGCTGAAACACGACGCGCGCGAGCGGGTGCTCGCGCATCTCGCCACCTGTGCCAAGTGCAAGACCGAGGCCGATGCCCAGCGACGGCTGAAGAGCGTCTTCGCCGAGACCGCGCCGCCGCCGCCGTCCGAGGGGCTGCTGGCCCGTCTCCAGGGGCTTCCCGGCGGACCCGGTGGGGACGATCCGCGTTCCGGCGGAATGTTCGGCGGACGTTTCGCCGACGGATTCTTCGGGCCCGGAAGGCCGGACGACGGGCGTTCCTCGGGCCCCCGCGTGGACACCTTCGGCTATGTGCCCGCGGGGCACGGCGCCACCGCGCTTCCGGGCGGCGGCCCGGACAGCGGGTTCCGGATCCACCCGGTGGGCCGGACCGACCAGGAGCGTTCGGCCTGGCGTGGCCGGAGATTCGCCTTCGCGGCTGCCAGCGCCGTGTCGCTCGCGGCCATCGCGCTGGGCGGCACACTGCCGCTGGGCGGCGCGAGTGATCCCGCGGCGCGTACCGACGGCACGGCCAACAACGTGACACCGCTGAGCGCTACCGACCCGGTCGGCATCAGCACCCTGTCGGACCGGCGCCGCGACGGCGCGAGTAACGGCGCGGGCGTGCGCACCATGGACGGCCGCGACCGGCCGCCCGTGCTCTCGCCCTCGGTGTTCGCCGCGCAGCACTCGACCTTCACCCCCGTGACCCGGCCCGCCCAGCAGTCGCTGTACTCGCTGACCACCCCGCTGCTGACGGCCGCGTCGCTGTCTCCCACGATCCGTCCTCCCCTCGCGGCCACCGCACCGGCCGGGCCGGTGCAGCCGAGCCCCACGACCACACCGTCCCCCGCGCAGCTCAGCGTGGGCGGCGGCTCGGAACTGCCGGTTCCCGCCAGGCACTAG
- a CDS encoding heavy metal transporter, whose translation MSRPSAAPRRGRLFRVTAAVAVLLALAGYVVVQYLNGGGGSGPPRCTAGSSDGTTYELSPEQAVNAATISAVGTSRGMPERAVTIALATALQESGLRNLDHGDLDSLGLFQQRPSQGWGTTKQIMDPVYSARKFYEHLDKVHDYAHLPLTVAAQRVQRSAFPEAYAKHEPDAALLASALTGRAPASFTCSATKSAVAGDPAKVRARLAREFGPGVLPAGRPAPSTDVRLPVHGTKAAAGGTAHRTGSGPGTGAGSGSGKQRGWELAHWAVANSAALGIERVSYGGRVWAAGTDETSWGKADTRSGGTAGQSPDEVRISLAK comes from the coding sequence GTGTCCCGTCCCTCTGCCGCCCCACGCCGCGGCCGTCTCTTCCGCGTCACGGCCGCCGTCGCCGTGCTGCTCGCGCTGGCGGGCTATGTGGTGGTGCAGTACCTCAACGGGGGCGGGGGCAGTGGGCCACCGCGCTGCACGGCCGGTTCCTCCGACGGGACCACCTACGAACTGAGCCCCGAACAGGCCGTCAACGCGGCGACGATCTCCGCTGTCGGCACTTCGCGCGGGATGCCGGAGCGCGCGGTGACCATCGCGCTGGCGACCGCGCTCCAGGAGTCGGGGCTGCGCAATCTCGACCACGGCGACCTGGATTCGCTCGGTCTCTTCCAGCAGCGGCCCTCGCAGGGCTGGGGCACCACGAAGCAGATCATGGACCCGGTCTACTCGGCGCGGAAGTTCTACGAGCACCTCGACAAGGTCCACGACTACGCGCACCTGCCGCTGACGGTCGCGGCGCAGCGCGTGCAGCGGAGCGCTTTCCCGGAGGCGTACGCGAAGCACGAGCCGGACGCGGCGCTGTTGGCGTCCGCGCTCACCGGCCGGGCGCCCGCCTCGTTCACCTGCTCGGCGACGAAGAGCGCCGTGGCGGGTGATCCGGCGAAGGTACGGGCCCGGCTGGCCCGGGAGTTCGGGCCCGGAGTGCTGCCGGCCGGCCGGCCCGCGCCGTCGACGGACGTACGGCTCCCGGTGCACGGCACCAAGGCGGCGGCCGGGGGCACGGCGCACCGCACCGGGTCCGGGCCGGGCACCGGCGCCGGGTCCGGGTCCGGGAAGCAGCGCGGCTGGGAGCTGGCGCACTGGGCCGTGGCCAACTCCGCCGCGCTCGGCATCGAACGGGTCTCCTACGGGGGCCGGGTGTGGGCCGCCGGTACCGACGAGACCTCCTGGGGCAAGGCGGACACCAGGTCCGGCGGCACAGCGGGGCAGAGCCCGGACGAAGTCCGCATCTCCCTGGCGAAGTAG
- a CDS encoding O-methyltransferase — MRQLRGQERSITANRQTSWAFADAFVAEGEALRWARDRARDAGLPSVSPGTGAALRLLAAAADAKAVAEIGTGTGVSGIYLLQGMRPDGVLTTVDPEPERQGFARQALRAAGFAGNRARFIPGRALDVLPRLADGGYDLVFCDGDRLESLDVLAESLRLLRPGGLVCFEGVFADGRTVDSAAQPAEVLHLRELLRAVRESQELLPSLIPVGDGLLCAVRLG; from the coding sequence GTGCGTCAACTACGGGGACAGGAGAGGTCCATTACCGCCAACCGGCAGACGAGCTGGGCGTTCGCCGACGCCTTTGTCGCCGAGGGCGAAGCCCTGCGCTGGGCCCGTGACCGGGCCCGTGACGCCGGACTTCCCTCGGTCTCCCCGGGCACCGGCGCTGCGCTGCGGCTGCTCGCCGCCGCCGCGGACGCCAAAGCAGTGGCGGAAATCGGTACGGGTACCGGCGTATCCGGCATCTATCTGCTCCAGGGCATGCGGCCCGACGGGGTCCTGACCACCGTCGATCCGGAGCCCGAACGTCAGGGCTTCGCCCGCCAGGCCCTGCGTGCCGCGGGCTTCGCGGGGAACCGGGCACGCTTCATTCCCGGCCGCGCCCTCGACGTACTGCCGCGGCTCGCGGACGGCGGGTACGACCTCGTCTTCTGCGACGGCGACCGGCTGGAGTCGCTCGATGTCCTCGCGGAATCGCTGCGGCTGCTGCGCCCCGGTGGACTGGTGTGCTTCGAGGGGGTCTTCGCGGACGGCCGTACGGTCGATTCCGCGGCCCAGCCCGCCGAGGTGCTGCACCTGCGGGAGTTGTTGCGCGCGGTGCGCGAGAGCCAGGAACTGCTGCCCTCACTGATTCCGGTGGGCGACGGGCTGCTCTGCGCCGTACGCCTCGGCTGA
- a CDS encoding enoyl-CoA hydratase/isomerase family protein has translation MADSVLYEVTDGLATITINRPDAMNAMNTEAKAALRDALQTAAAAPEVRAVLLTATGRAFCVGQDLKEHISLLAADREAGTGHTMSTVKEHYNPVVRAITEMPKPVVAGINGVAAGAGLGFALAADYRVVADTAKFTTSFAGVALTADSGVSWTLPRLIGRSRAADLLLFPRSFTAQEAHDLGIANKLVPAAELADEARSVARALAEGPTVAYAAIKESLAYGAEHSLGETLEKEDELQTRAGASEDHLIAVQAFVGKTEPRYLGR, from the coding sequence ATGGCGGACAGCGTGCTCTACGAGGTGACCGACGGACTCGCGACGATCACGATCAACCGTCCCGATGCGATGAACGCGATGAACACCGAGGCGAAGGCCGCTCTGCGCGACGCCCTGCAGACCGCCGCGGCGGCTCCGGAGGTACGCGCCGTACTGCTCACCGCCACCGGGCGGGCCTTCTGCGTCGGACAGGACCTCAAGGAACACATCTCGCTGCTGGCGGCCGACCGCGAGGCGGGCACCGGGCACACCATGAGCACGGTGAAGGAGCACTACAACCCCGTCGTGCGCGCCATCACCGAGATGCCGAAGCCGGTCGTCGCCGGGATCAACGGGGTCGCCGCCGGGGCCGGACTGGGCTTCGCCCTGGCCGCCGACTACCGCGTCGTCGCCGACACCGCGAAATTCACCACCTCGTTCGCGGGTGTCGCCCTGACCGCCGACTCGGGTGTCTCCTGGACGCTGCCGCGGCTGATCGGCCGGAGCCGCGCCGCCGACCTGCTGCTCTTCCCGCGCTCGTTCACCGCCCAGGAGGCGCACGACCTGGGCATCGCCAACAAGCTGGTCCCGGCGGCCGAGCTGGCCGACGAGGCGCGGTCGGTGGCCCGTGCCCTCGCGGAGGGCCCGACGGTCGCCTACGCCGCGATCAAGGAATCACTCGCCTACGGGGCGGAGCACTCGCTGGGCGAGACGCTGGAGAAGGAGGACGAACTCCAGACGAGGGCGGGCGCGTCGGAGGACCATCTCATCGCGGTCCAGGCCTTCGTCGGCAAGACGGAGCCGCGCTACCTGGGCCGCTGA
- a CDS encoding ATP-binding protein → MSLSLPRRIARTALLIAAGAVPVVAAAGVASAAELPQTPNLGGVTALDGAGLGNSVDGAAQKATGLAGDTGGKAVNKAVPTAGKAVGAAGRTAVPAAQQAAGDTAATAAGVVGGAAQSATDGGLSAGGQPTGGLPLG, encoded by the coding sequence ATGTCCCTCTCCCTGCCCCGCCGGATCGCCCGTACCGCGCTGCTCATCGCGGCGGGTGCGGTCCCCGTGGTCGCCGCGGCCGGTGTCGCGAGCGCCGCTGAGCTCCCGCAGACCCCGAACCTGGGTGGCGTGACCGCCCTCGACGGCGCCGGCCTGGGCAACTCCGTCGACGGCGCCGCCCAGAAGGCCACCGGCCTGGCCGGTGACACCGGCGGCAAGGCCGTCAACAAGGCCGTCCCGACCGCGGGCAAGGCCGTCGGCGCCGCGGGCAGGACCGCGGTTCCGGCCGCGCAGCAGGCCGCCGGGGACACCGCGGCCACCGCCGCCGGTGTCGTCGGCGGGGCCGCCCAGAGCGCCACGGACGGCGGCCTGTCGGCCGGCGGTCAGCCCACCGGCGGGCTGCCGCTCGGCTGA